One segment of Acidimicrobiia bacterium DNA contains the following:
- a CDS encoding 3-hydroxybutyryl-CoA dehydrogenase, with translation MTIHRIGIVGGGLMGSGIAEVSAKAGLDVTIREIDAATVAAARSKVEKSTGRAVDKGKLDPETREAILDRITYTTDLGDLADRQLVVEAITENEPLKLEIFSTLDKVIEDEDAILASNTSSIPITRLAGATNRPQSVVGMHFFNPVPVMGLVELISTVLSSPAVEARAEQFACDQLGKTVIHAKDRAGFIVNMLLVPYMLEAIRLYENGVATAEDIDTGMRLGANHPMGPLTLADFVGLDTAKAVADVLYGEFKLPQYAPPPLLVRMVEAGLLGRKSGRGFYEYQ, from the coding sequence GTGACCATTCACAGGATCGGAATCGTCGGCGGCGGACTCATGGGATCCGGGATCGCGGAAGTATCCGCCAAGGCCGGCCTCGATGTCACCATCCGGGAAATCGACGCGGCCACCGTGGCCGCCGCCCGGTCGAAGGTCGAGAAATCGACCGGCCGGGCCGTCGACAAGGGCAAGCTCGACCCGGAAACCCGCGAGGCAATCCTCGACCGCATCACATATACGACCGACCTCGGCGATTTGGCCGATAGGCAACTCGTCGTCGAAGCGATCACGGAGAACGAGCCACTGAAGTTGGAGATCTTCAGCACTCTCGACAAGGTCATCGAGGATGAGGACGCCATCCTCGCCTCCAATACCTCATCGATACCCATCACCCGCCTCGCCGGGGCGACGAACCGTCCCCAATCGGTGGTGGGAATGCACTTCTTCAACCCCGTCCCGGTCATGGGCCTCGTCGAGTTGATCAGCACGGTTCTCTCGTCTCCCGCCGTCGAAGCACGCGCCGAACAATTCGCCTGCGATCAGCTCGGCAAGACCGTGATTCATGCCAAAGACCGCGCCGGGTTCATCGTCAACATGTTGCTCGTGCCGTACATGCTCGAGGCCATTCGTCTCTACGAGAACGGTGTGGCCACCGCCGAAGATATCGACACGGGCATGCGCCTCGGCGCCAACCATCCGATGGGCCCTTTGACGCTGGCGGACTTCGTCGGACTGGATACCGCCAAGGCAGTTGCCGACGTGCTCTACGGCGAGTTCAAGCTCCCCCAGTACGCCCCTCCACCCTTGCTGGTTCGCATGGTGGAGGCCGGGCTGCTCGGCCGTAAAAGCGGCAGGGGCTTCTACGAGTACCAATGA
- a CDS encoding M20/M25/M40 family metallo-hydrolase codes for MPSPVELLQTLIRFNTTNPPGNETEAITYLDRLLTGAGIATTILTRTASRPNLIARIPGSGQAPPFLMQGHIDVVPTTGQQWDQEPFGGRIIDGYVWGRGALDMKGGVAMMVDAFMRMAASERPPAGDIILCILSDEENGGNEGARFLVEEHAHHFKGVEYCIGEFGGFPLELGGRRFYPIQVAERVGVLIDLTFRGAAGHGSLPTAGGAMAKLGTALTRLDRKRMPVHLTPATRLMLEGMIEHTDGAIQRVLRLLLDERTAGPAFKLLSSRLSVLEPVFRNTVNATVVRGGDKDNVVPAEVSVRLDGRMLPGFDPDEMIEELRSVIGKDVEITYKTEGLPPVGEPNLALFDLLARILKDRDPLAIPVPFLLPAVTDGRWFGRLGIQHYGFLPMQLPAGFEFQSTVHAANERIPTAAVNNGSDAIFDLLERYPGEHGN; via the coding sequence ATGCCATCGCCGGTCGAACTGCTGCAAACGCTGATTCGCTTCAACACCACGAACCCGCCCGGCAACGAAACTGAGGCCATCACCTACCTCGATCGTCTGCTCACCGGGGCCGGGATCGCCACCACCATCCTCACCCGCACCGCCTCGCGTCCCAACCTGATCGCACGAATCCCAGGTTCCGGCCAAGCACCGCCATTCTTGATGCAGGGCCACATCGACGTCGTGCCGACTACCGGTCAGCAATGGGATCAAGAACCGTTCGGCGGCCGGATCATCGACGGATACGTGTGGGGACGCGGCGCGCTCGACATGAAGGGTGGAGTCGCCATGATGGTCGACGCATTCATGCGGATGGCGGCCTCAGAACGGCCACCCGCCGGTGACATCATCCTGTGCATCCTGAGCGACGAGGAGAACGGCGGCAACGAGGGAGCCCGGTTCCTCGTGGAGGAACACGCCCACCACTTCAAAGGCGTCGAGTACTGCATCGGCGAGTTTGGAGGCTTTCCTCTCGAACTCGGCGGCCGGCGCTTCTACCCGATCCAGGTGGCGGAACGGGTGGGCGTCTTGATCGACCTGACGTTCCGGGGAGCGGCCGGACACGGCTCGCTTCCCACCGCCGGCGGGGCGATGGCCAAACTCGGTACTGCGCTCACCCGCCTCGACCGCAAGCGCATGCCGGTTCACCTCACGCCCGCCACCCGACTGATGCTGGAGGGCATGATCGAACACACCGACGGTGCCATACAGCGCGTGCTGAGATTGTTACTCGATGAGCGCACCGCCGGCCCTGCCTTCAAGCTGTTGAGCTCTCGGCTATCGGTGTTGGAACCGGTCTTTCGCAACACGGTCAATGCCACAGTCGTCAGAGGCGGGGACAAAGACAACGTCGTCCCGGCCGAGGTCTCCGTTCGCCTCGATGGCCGGATGCTGCCGGGTTTTGACCCGGATGAGATGATCGAAGAGCTTCGTTCGGTGATCGGGAAGGACGTCGAGATCACCTACAAGACGGAGGGTTTGCCGCCGGTCGGCGAACCCAACCTGGCTCTGTTCGACCTCCTTGCGCGTATCTTGAAGGACCGGGATCCGCTCGCTATCCCGGTTCCGTTCCTCTTGCCGGCCGTTACCGACGGTCGCTGGTTCGGACGCCTCGGAATCCAGCACTACGGATTCCTCCCGATGCAGTTGCCCGCCGGGTTCGAGTTTCAATCCACGGTCCATGCAGCCAACGAACGTATCCCCACAGCCGCGGTGAACAACGGATCCGACGCCATCTTCGATCTGCTCGAGCGCTATCCGGGCGAACACGGCAATTAG